Proteins encoded together in one Paenibacillus sp. J23TS9 window:
- a CDS encoding sensor histidine kinase, with the protein MNARAPIWKRAYWYFKRNLRAKLFLFFFIASAVPLMILGYLSYSKSTEEIQSQMVQYGQSSITQLQSQLDSYSRQMKSTTRYIYSYLLDPINGTLHPEEPKDYASYVSQKNFNRFLDAHKTEETSGIYLITPTDIYFGSPQIDVKELKQQPWWQAIPESYRGEYWTGLHDSNYYISRNLNIPKQVIGLVFPVQSQYGYLHNSRIIVEMDATKLLEAFDTLENNLHSFITICDRDGRLIYQSPNMVKAEEDDLVWNRSIESSGWSIEVRTLYEPVYRSTIMIRYFTIALIGLAFVFVLLISYLFSSRITRRIISLKNKMQLVGIGQLQSRIDMDTEDELGRLGASFNKMVEQIRFLIQEVQHKEQLKKEAQLQAFHYQINPHLLLNTLNMIQWQAKLKSDAEIQNMIHYLIKVLEGNLVITEELIPLEKELQTVGYYLKIQEVRYGEAFRYSMESDPALGSCLIPRMTLQPLLENTFFHGFEDGEGNIRIEVEVEGTELVLTLEDDGAGIEPERLETLLLDKQTPARLGKGGLGCYNVDQKFKLHFGEMYGMRIQSSVGKGTKITIRWPKTEGGSRSQLPESFPENRTN; encoded by the coding sequence ATGAACGCACGGGCACCCATTTGGAAGAGGGCTTATTGGTATTTCAAGCGCAATCTGCGCGCAAAGCTGTTTTTGTTTTTCTTTATCGCGTCGGCCGTGCCCTTGATGATTCTGGGGTATTTGTCATATTCGAAATCGACGGAGGAAATCCAGTCGCAGATGGTCCAATACGGACAATCGAGCATTACCCAGCTTCAGTCGCAGCTTGATTCGTATTCGCGGCAAATGAAATCCACCACACGCTATATATACTCCTACCTGCTTGACCCGATCAACGGTACGCTGCATCCGGAAGAGCCCAAGGACTACGCCAGCTATGTCAGCCAGAAAAATTTCAACCGCTTTCTGGATGCTCATAAGACGGAGGAGACCTCGGGCATTTACCTGATCACACCTACGGATATTTACTTCGGATCCCCTCAGATCGACGTGAAGGAACTGAAGCAGCAGCCGTGGTGGCAGGCTATTCCCGAGAGCTACCGCGGCGAGTACTGGACGGGCCTTCATGACAGCAATTACTACATTTCACGTAATTTGAATATTCCGAAGCAGGTTATCGGTTTGGTATTTCCGGTGCAAAGCCAATACGGCTACCTGCATAACAGCCGGATTATCGTTGAAATGGATGCCACCAAGCTGCTCGAGGCGTTCGATACCTTGGAAAATAATCTGCATTCCTTTATCACGATTTGCGACCGGGACGGCAGGCTGATCTACCAAAGCCCGAACATGGTCAAGGCGGAGGAAGATGATCTCGTATGGAACCGGAGCATAGAATCCAGCGGGTGGAGCATTGAGGTCAGAACGCTGTATGAGCCGGTGTACCGCTCCACGATCATGATCCGTTATTTTACCATCGCATTGATTGGTCTTGCCTTCGTATTCGTGCTGCTCATTTCGTATTTGTTCTCCTCCCGCATCACAAGACGGATCATTTCCCTGAAAAATAAAATGCAGCTGGTCGGCATCGGGCAACTCCAGTCACGCATCGATATGGACACGGAGGACGAGTTGGGACGGCTTGGGGCAAGCTTCAACAAGATGGTGGAGCAGATCCGTTTTCTCATTCAGGAGGTGCAGCATAAGGAACAGCTTAAGAAAGAGGCCCAGCTGCAGGCCTTCCACTACCAGATCAACCCGCATTTGCTCCTGAATACGCTCAACATGATCCAGTGGCAGGCGAAGCTGAAAAGCGATGCGGAAATCCAAAATATGATTCACTACCTTATCAAGGTGCTGGAAGGCAATCTGGTGATCACCGAGGAACTGATTCCGCTGGAGAAGGAACTTCAAACCGTTGGATATTATTTGAAAATACAGGAGGTGCGCTACGGCGAGGCATTCCGGTACAGCATGGAAAGTGATCCGGCACTGGGCTCCTGCCTGATTCCGCGGATGACGCTGCAGCCGCTGCTTGAAAATACGTTTTTTCACGGCTTTGAGGACGGGGAAGGCAACATTCGCATCGAGGTGGAGGTAGAGGGGACGGAACTGGTCCTGACGCTTGAGGATGACGGAGCGGGCATCGAACCGGAAAGGCTCGAAACGCTGCTCTTGGACAAACAAACCCCTGCGCGGCTCGGAAAAGGTGGTCTCGGCTGCTACAATGTGGACCAGAAATTCAAGCTGCACTTCGGCGAAATGTATGGCATGCGCATTCAGTCCAGCGTCGGTAAAGGAACAAAAATCACGATAAGATGGCCCAAAACAGAAGGCGGTTCACGCTCGCAATTGCCGGAGTCTTTCCCTGAGAACCGAACAAATTGA
- a CDS encoding MerR family transcriptional regulator, whose amino-acid sequence MLFTVKEVSDLSKVTVKTLHHYHKIGLLQPAEVSEAGYRLYGTKELERLQTILFYRELDFSLEQIGQLLDQEKDRAAILEEQESLLKQRRERLDKIMNTLRKTKASLESGEPLTQAELFIGFEDEEAWREALQEQSDYLREQYGVELEAEPIDVQGMNEQAAEAAIFMKEMISSLQGGVMHNDSRLQELIRGHIAFMNDHGHRVSAADFAAQTSFFMKDDFHLKMLEGQQTGLAYYLNAAAQAYAKAEA is encoded by the coding sequence ATGCTATTCACAGTCAAAGAAGTATCCGACCTCTCCAAGGTGACGGTCAAGACGCTGCATCATTATCACAAAATCGGTCTGCTCCAGCCGGCTGAAGTCAGCGAGGCGGGTTACCGTCTGTACGGAACGAAAGAACTTGAGCGCCTGCAGACGATACTGTTTTACCGCGAGCTGGATTTCTCACTGGAGCAAATTGGTCAGCTGCTTGATCAAGAAAAGGACCGGGCAGCGATTTTGGAAGAGCAGGAGAGTCTTCTGAAGCAGCGCCGGGAGAGATTGGACAAGATCATGAATACGCTGAGGAAAACAAAGGCCAGCCTGGAAAGTGGAGAGCCGCTAACGCAGGCTGAGCTGTTTATCGGATTTGAGGATGAAGAAGCATGGCGCGAAGCGCTGCAGGAACAAAGTGATTACCTCCGGGAGCAATATGGGGTAGAGCTTGAAGCGGAGCCCATCGATGTGCAGGGCATGAATGAGCAGGCCGCGGAGGCTGCCATCTTTATGAAGGAAATGATTTCCTCCCTGCAAGGAGGAGTCATGCACAATGATTCCCGGCTGCAGGAGCTGATTCGCGGCCATATTGCGTTTATGAACGATCATGGACACCGGGTATCGGCAGCGGATTTTGCGGCCCAGACGTCATTTTTCATGAAGGATGATTTTCACCTGAAGATGCTGGAAGGACAGCAGACCGGACTTGCATATTATTTGAATGCAGCAGCGCAAGCTTACGCCAAGGCGGAAGCATAA
- a CDS encoding glycoside hydrolase family 30 beta sandwich domain-containing protein — MNQHAGVWLSTIDQLQELQPQKPVVVVETASLEQAVTRIQVEPDTRFQEMDGFGASFTDASAYLIYHVLDEKSRQEVMQKLFDPMDGIGISFLRQPMGATDYTTEIFSYDDMPEGEEDFELKHFSIDHDREYVIPAVLEALRINPSIKVMASPWSPPGWMKSSDHMVTGKLRPECYSVYAQYFVKFVQAYEGAGIPIYAVSIQNEPGYEPKEYPGMILTPQEEAEFIRDHLGPAFEAADITAKILCYDHNWDMPQHPLGILSDPEAARYVAGVAWHVYGGEHEAMTQVREAYPDKGAWFTEASGGSWIPPFRTAFLDQMKHVVRTTRNWSKSVIWWNLALDEHNGPTVLTNSTCRGLVQINQESGAVKYELDYYTMGHISKFVVPGAYRIESTTYRDELESTAFLNPDGSTVLILSNRTEQEQAVEIDTGKGFIALTLPDGAAATVKW, encoded by the coding sequence ATGAATCAGCATGCTGGAGTATGGCTCAGCACGATTGACCAACTGCAGGAACTGCAGCCGCAGAAGCCAGTGGTTGTGGTGGAAACAGCTTCATTAGAGCAGGCTGTTACAAGGATACAAGTGGAACCGGATACCCGTTTTCAGGAGATGGACGGATTTGGCGCTTCCTTTACGGATGCTTCCGCTTATCTTATATATCATGTGCTTGATGAAAAGTCGAGGCAGGAAGTTATGCAAAAGCTGTTCGATCCGATGGACGGCATCGGCATCAGCTTCCTGCGCCAGCCGATGGGTGCGACTGATTACACAACCGAAATTTTTAGCTATGATGATATGCCGGAAGGCGAAGAGGACTTCGAGCTGAAGCATTTCAGCATCGATCATGATCGTGAGTACGTCATTCCGGCCGTACTCGAAGCACTGCGCATCAATCCTTCCATCAAGGTAATGGCTTCACCCTGGAGCCCGCCGGGCTGGATGAAGTCCTCGGATCATATGGTGACAGGCAAGCTGCGGCCGGAGTGCTACAGCGTGTATGCACAGTATTTTGTGAAATTCGTGCAGGCGTATGAAGGAGCAGGCATTCCGATCTACGCCGTTTCCATTCAAAATGAGCCTGGCTATGAGCCGAAGGAATACCCTGGCATGATCCTGACGCCGCAGGAGGAAGCGGAGTTTATCCGCGATCATCTCGGACCGGCGTTTGAAGCAGCAGACATTACTGCCAAGATCCTCTGCTATGATCATAACTGGGACATGCCGCAGCATCCGCTGGGCATTCTGTCTGATCCTGAAGCTGCCCGTTATGTCGCCGGGGTCGCCTGGCATGTATACGGCGGCGAGCATGAGGCGATGACGCAGGTAAGGGAGGCGTATCCGGATAAGGGGGCCTGGTTCACCGAGGCATCCGGCGGCAGCTGGATTCCACCGTTCCGCACCGCGTTTCTTGACCAGATGAAGCATGTCGTTCGCACGACCCGCAATTGGTCCAAGTCCGTGATATGGTGGAATCTCGCGCTTGATGAGCATAACGGTCCGACGGTATTAACGAACAGCACCTGCCGCGGACTGGTGCAGATCAACCAGGAGAGCGGAGCCGTGAAATATGAGCTCGATTACTACACGATGGGTCATATCAGTAAGTTCGTCGTACCGGGCGCATATCGGATCGAATCGACAACCTACCGTGATGAGCTGGAAAGCACCGCTTTCCTGAATCCGGATGGCTCGACGGTTCTGATTCTGTCCAATCGTACGGAACAAGAACAGGCCGTAGAGATTGATACGGGAAAAGGGTTCATTGCATTAACGCTGCCTGACGGGGCGGCAGCTACGGTGAAATGGTAG
- a CDS encoding extracellular solute-binding protein: MKKRLFKLLSICMTVAMLTAMLSACGSGGSGNGSSEEGKTADSSSKETKATTDDGKPDTSKKVVLNWYLLGDAHADTPKVVAEWNKMLEKDLNTTVKLNFTTWNDWQTKYNLLLASGEKVDMLFASSWADFFKYSKQGAFLDLTELLPKYAPETWKEVPEQDWKDVTVGGKILAVPSTYPEYTPDGLVYREDWREELNVPEITDLDSIEKYLEAVKTVKKVTPIKGKAWNEVNTLFHSYYDFKNIGGDSGVIVAKSYDTPRDVVAYPFTTEFEEWAKRMKTWADKGFWTSNTLSIQQESGDFIKTGTGAVYWRNAPGASGFISDIEKNYKQIKKMGYFPFTRFHNYAVPNLGINNGMAIPKNSENPERSLMVLEKLRNDPKYYNLMTYGIEGENYTLDDKGEITSPPAGKDPKKGYSIASWGWRYSKNDHPSSSRWAGEDELIAEFKAESKPEIFSPILMDYQPVKSQLAAVNQVYQQFGMPLMMGLVPDVDKAIENYRNKLKAAGVDEVLAYVQKEVNAYADEKGLK, translated from the coding sequence ATGAAAAAGAGGTTGTTCAAGCTGCTGTCCATCTGTATGACGGTGGCCATGCTGACCGCGATGCTGTCCGCGTGCGGCAGTGGAGGTAGCGGAAACGGAAGCTCGGAAGAAGGCAAGACCGCGGATTCATCCTCAAAGGAAACCAAGGCGACAACAGATGACGGCAAGCCGGACACATCCAAAAAGGTTGTGCTGAACTGGTACCTGCTGGGCGATGCCCATGCCGATACGCCGAAGGTCGTGGCCGAGTGGAACAAAATGCTGGAAAAAGACCTCAATACGACAGTCAAGCTGAACTTCACGACCTGGAACGACTGGCAGACCAAATACAACCTGCTGCTCGCTTCGGGTGAAAAGGTGGATATGCTGTTCGCGTCATCCTGGGCCGACTTTTTCAAATACTCTAAGCAGGGCGCTTTCCTGGACCTGACGGAACTGCTGCCAAAGTATGCGCCAGAGACCTGGAAGGAAGTACCGGAGCAGGACTGGAAGGATGTGACGGTAGGTGGCAAAATCCTCGCTGTGCCTAGCACATATCCTGAATACACGCCGGACGGTCTGGTGTACCGTGAGGACTGGAGAGAAGAGCTGAATGTCCCAGAGATTACCGACCTCGACTCGATCGAGAAATACTTGGAGGCTGTGAAAACCGTCAAGAAAGTGACGCCGATTAAAGGTAAGGCATGGAATGAAGTGAATACCCTTTTCCACAGCTATTATGATTTTAAAAATATCGGCGGCGACAGCGGCGTCATCGTGGCCAAATCTTATGATACACCTCGCGATGTGGTGGCCTATCCGTTCACAACGGAGTTCGAAGAGTGGGCTAAGCGCATGAAGACTTGGGCGGACAAAGGGTTCTGGACGTCCAATACGCTTTCGATTCAGCAGGAATCCGGTGATTTTATCAAAACAGGAACCGGTGCGGTTTACTGGCGTAATGCTCCTGGTGCATCCGGCTTTATCTCTGATATTGAGAAAAACTATAAGCAAATCAAGAAGATGGGTTATTTCCCGTTCACTCGCTTCCATAATTACGCGGTACCTAACCTTGGCATCAACAACGGCATGGCTATTCCGAAAAATTCGGAGAATCCGGAACGTTCCTTGATGGTGCTGGAGAAACTCCGCAATGATCCGAAATACTACAACCTGATGACGTATGGTATCGAAGGCGAAAATTATACCCTGGATGACAAGGGCGAAATCACTTCTCCTCCAGCAGGCAAAGATCCGAAAAAAGGCTACAGCATCGCAAGCTGGGGCTGGAGATACTCCAAAAACGACCATCCGTCTTCGTCCCGTTGGGCAGGCGAGGATGAGCTGATCGCTGAGTTTAAGGCGGAGAGCAAGCCGGAGATTTTCTCCCCCATTCTGATGGACTACCAGCCGGTAAAATCCCAGTTGGCGGCTGTTAACCAGGTGTACCAGCAGTTCGGTATGCCGCTGATGATGGGCTTAGTACCCGATGTGGATAAAGCAATCGAGAATTACCGCAATAAACTGAAGGCGGCCGGTGTGGACGAAGTGCTGGCTTATGTACAAAAGGAAGTTAATGCATATGCGGATGAAAAAGGCTTGAAATAG
- a CDS encoding carbohydrate ABC transporter permease, translating into MRAERSTIVFNIIGYIVISVLTLLCLLPFWLIISGSLSVEDDIIRDGFRLVPQHFSFDAYKAVFSNPMQIFKAYEVTIGLTLAGTVLGLFFTSMAGYVLSRKDFKYRDKLAFFIYFTTLFSGGLIPWYIMIVNYLNWKDSYMALLVPSLLSAWNIILMKNFMKSIPDSIVESAKIDGAGEFTIYRRLILPLSTPGLATIGLFLGLAYWNDWFSANIFITTESKYPLQFLLYKILASAAVLKTNIAGNLGADFKAPAETLKMAVAIVVTGPIIFLYPFVQRYFVKGLTIGAVKG; encoded by the coding sequence ATGCGTGCTGAACGCTCGACCATCGTTTTTAACATTATAGGCTATATCGTCATTTCGGTCCTGACACTGCTGTGCCTGCTGCCGTTTTGGCTGATTATTTCCGGCTCGCTTTCGGTGGAGGACGACATTATCAGGGATGGTTTCCGGCTGGTGCCGCAGCATTTTTCCTTTGATGCCTACAAGGCGGTATTCAGCAACCCGATGCAAATTTTCAAAGCTTATGAAGTAACCATTGGACTGACTCTGGCGGGAACGGTACTGGGACTTTTTTTCACATCCATGGCCGGATACGTTTTGTCCCGCAAGGATTTCAAATACCGCGACAAGCTGGCTTTCTTCATCTATTTTACAACCCTGTTCAGCGGTGGTCTGATTCCGTGGTACATCATGATCGTCAACTACCTGAACTGGAAGGACAGTTATATGGCACTGTTGGTTCCGTCCCTTCTGAGTGCATGGAACATCATCCTCATGAAGAACTTTATGAAATCGATTCCAGACTCTATCGTGGAGTCGGCCAAAATCGACGGTGCCGGCGAATTTACGATTTACAGGCGGCTGATTTTGCCTCTCTCGACACCGGGACTCGCTACCATTGGTCTGTTTCTCGGGCTGGCGTACTGGAATGACTGGTTTTCCGCCAATATTTTCATCACGACCGAATCCAAGTATCCGCTGCAGTTTCTGCTGTATAAAATCCTGGCGAGTGCGGCAGTGCTCAAGACGAATATTGCCGGCAATCTGGGTGCGGACTTCAAGGCACCTGCCGAAACGCTCAAAATGGCCGTGGCCATCGTTGTTACCGGTCCGATTATTTTTCTCTATCCGTTTGTACAGCGTTATTTCGTCAAGGGTCTTACCATTGGTGCCGTGAAGGGCTAG
- a CDS encoding sugar ABC transporter permease translates to MRVFFNELVKNKVLFLMILPALLFFIVFSYIPMVGIYYAFTNFSFDGGLFGSPFVGLQNFKFLFESGALYNLTKNTVLYNLAFIFVGNILQLVCAVFLSEMAGKYFKKATQSIMFLPFFISFVLIGAFVYNLFNFETGAVNTLLRELGLQPYDFYLHTAPWKYIIVFFNVWKGLGYGTVIYLAAIMGISDEYHEAAKIDGANIFKRIRYITLPLLRPTFILLILLSLGGILKGQFDLFWQIVGNNGMLYDATDIIDTYVYRSLAINFDIGMGTAAGLFQSFFGFVLVVTVNWIVRKVQKDYALF, encoded by the coding sequence ATGCGGGTGTTTTTCAATGAGCTGGTCAAAAACAAAGTATTGTTTCTTATGATTTTGCCAGCGCTGCTGTTCTTCATAGTCTTCAGCTACATTCCAATGGTGGGCATCTATTATGCGTTTACGAACTTCAGCTTCGATGGCGGATTGTTCGGAAGCCCGTTTGTCGGCTTGCAGAACTTCAAGTTTCTGTTCGAGTCGGGCGCGCTTTACAATCTCACCAAAAATACAGTGCTCTACAATTTGGCTTTTATATTCGTCGGCAACATCCTGCAGCTTGTATGTGCGGTGTTCCTGAGCGAGATGGCGGGGAAATATTTCAAAAAAGCGACGCAATCGATTATGTTCCTGCCTTTCTTTATTTCCTTCGTTCTGATCGGCGCTTTCGTATACAATCTCTTCAACTTTGAAACCGGTGCGGTGAACACGCTGCTTCGCGAGCTGGGACTCCAGCCGTATGACTTTTACCTGCATACCGCGCCTTGGAAATACATCATCGTATTCTTCAACGTCTGGAAGGGTCTCGGTTATGGAACGGTCATCTATCTGGCAGCCATTATGGGGATCAGCGACGAGTACCACGAGGCAGCCAAAATCGACGGGGCGAATATTTTCAAGCGCATCCGCTACATTACGCTTCCGCTTCTCAGACCGACATTCATCCTGCTGATTCTGCTCAGTCTGGGTGGAATATTGAAAGGCCAGTTTGATCTGTTCTGGCAAATCGTCGGCAACAACGGCATGCTCTACGATGCCACGGATATTATCGATACTTACGTGTACCGCTCACTTGCCATCAATTTTGATATCGGAATGGGGACGGCGGCGGGATTGTTCCAATCCTTCTTCGGATTCGTTCTGGTCGTCACTGTTAACTGGATCGTGCGCAAGGTGCAGAAGGATTATGCGTTATTTTAA
- a CDS encoding LacI family DNA-binding transcriptional regulator: MDAKIIDVAAKAGVSPATVSRVLNQANGVTSKTRDKVMKAVDELNYHPNAAAKNLRQQKTMNIGVIAQDINNAYFTEIIKGIENMAYAQKYRVFICDAENQPDKEREYVTMLMDRTMDGIIMITPQLSDEDICEVANKGYFIAVIGRNIEHPRIPCIYTDNVKFSRQVMEHLLACGHRDIVFLNGYPEAIDSYERLEGYLKALKDNQIPFRPELVENGDFNENGGYEAMKRLFDKKIPFSAVFAANDEMALGVYQACAERGISIPDQLAVVGVDNNRISKYVTPPLSTVNQPKYTMGAIIVERLIDQMNDNQYEDKRVFVVDSELLVRGSSNFSRK; encoded by the coding sequence ATGGATGCGAAAATCATCGACGTTGCCGCCAAGGCCGGCGTCTCCCCTGCCACCGTGTCTCGTGTGCTGAATCAGGCGAACGGCGTTACCTCCAAGACAAGAGATAAGGTCATGAAGGCTGTGGATGAACTGAACTATCACCCGAACGCCGCAGCCAAAAATCTGCGCCAGCAAAAAACGATGAATATCGGTGTCATCGCCCAGGATATTAACAACGCTTATTTTACGGAGATCATTAAAGGTATTGAAAATATGGCTTATGCCCAGAAATACAGGGTCTTTATTTGCGATGCTGAGAATCAGCCAGACAAGGAACGTGAATATGTCACGATGCTGATGGACCGTACCATGGACGGCATCATTATGATCACCCCGCAGCTTTCGGACGAGGATATTTGTGAAGTCGCGAACAAAGGCTATTTTATCGCCGTCATCGGACGCAATATTGAACATCCAAGGATCCCTTGCATTTACACGGACAACGTTAAATTTTCCCGCCAGGTCATGGAGCATCTGCTGGCTTGCGGTCACCGCGATATCGTATTCCTCAACGGCTACCCCGAGGCCATCGACAGCTATGAACGGCTTGAAGGGTATTTAAAGGCACTCAAGGACAACCAGATTCCGTTCCGTCCGGAGCTGGTGGAGAATGGTGATTTTAACGAAAACGGCGGATATGAAGCGATGAAGCGACTGTTTGACAAAAAAATCCCTTTTAGCGCCGTCTTCGCTGCCAACGATGAAATGGCGCTTGGCGTGTACCAGGCTTGTGCGGAACGGGGCATTTCCATCCCGGATCAGCTCGCCGTCGTCGGCGTCGACAATAACCGGATCAGCAAGTACGTCACACCTCCCTTAAGCACGGTCAATCAGCCGAAGTATACGATGGGCGCCATCATTGTCGAGAGACTTATCGACCAGATGAACGACAACCAGTACGAGGATAAACGGGTATTTGTCGTGGATTCCGAGCTGCTCGTCCGGGGTTCGTCCAATTTTTCAAGGAAGTAA
- a CDS encoding glycoside hydrolase family 76 protein: MLWSDRAEAAQEALRQYFWNPEIAMYNIETPCPNGECNTIFHYWWMAHAVDVLVDGLLRSKREIYARTLAELHDGILRRNGGVYPNELYDDMEWMAIAWLRAYNATGHEAYKETVLLLWEDIKTGWNDHMGGGIAWHKSQLDYKNTPANAPAVILAARLYQCSGKEQNLGWAQRIYDWQKQHLVDPESGIVWDGINRTGDGSLDKGWKFTYCQGVFIGAGVELYRATGESVFLEDALRTAAAVEAELSGPDGMLPNEEDGDGGLFKGILVRYLSELCLCVGSPGLPAAALLVRNADSLWEAGSSHSHLFGTDWRTAPAGRVSLSTQLSGMKLLEQMAELERKGILPQKV; the protein is encoded by the coding sequence ATGCTGTGGTCTGATCGCGCGGAAGCAGCTCAAGAGGCACTCCGGCAGTACTTTTGGAACCCGGAGATTGCGATGTACAACATAGAGACACCTTGTCCGAATGGCGAATGCAATACGATTTTCCATTATTGGTGGATGGCGCATGCCGTGGATGTTCTGGTGGACGGACTTCTCAGATCCAAGCGGGAGATTTATGCCAGAACGCTCGCTGAGCTTCATGATGGCATTTTGCGGCGCAACGGAGGCGTGTATCCGAATGAGCTTTATGATGACATGGAATGGATGGCCATTGCCTGGCTTCGTGCCTACAACGCGACCGGACATGAGGCTTACAAGGAAACGGTTCTTTTGCTGTGGGAGGATATCAAAACAGGCTGGAATGATCATATGGGCGGAGGCATCGCCTGGCATAAATCGCAGCTGGATTATAAAAATACTCCTGCGAATGCTCCGGCTGTCATTTTGGCGGCAAGACTGTATCAATGCTCCGGTAAAGAGCAAAATCTGGGGTGGGCACAGCGCATTTATGATTGGCAAAAGCAGCATTTGGTTGATCCGGAGAGCGGCATCGTCTGGGATGGAATAAACCGTACCGGTGATGGAAGCCTTGATAAGGGGTGGAAGTTCACATACTGTCAAGGCGTGTTTATAGGTGCAGGGGTTGAGCTGTATCGGGCAACCGGGGAATCTGTTTTCCTGGAGGATGCGCTCCGGACGGCAGCGGCTGTTGAGGCCGAGCTTAGCGGACCTGATGGTATGCTTCCTAATGAGGAGGATGGTGACGGCGGTCTTTTCAAAGGCATTCTGGTGCGTTATCTGTCTGAATTATGCTTATGTGTAGGCTCTCCGGGACTGCCGGCAGCAGCACTGCTGGTCCGCAATGCAGATAGCTTATGGGAAGCGGGAAGCAGCCACAGCCATCTCTTTGGGACGGACTGGAGAACAGCTCCTGCTGGGCGTGTCTCGCTTAGCACACAGCTCAGTGGTATGAAGCTGCTGGAGCAAATGGCTGAGCTGGAGAGGAAAGGTATTCTTCCTCAGAAGGTCTAG